The following nucleotide sequence is from Streptomyces bathyalis.
ACTGGGGGCTGCGCATATACGGCTCGGGGCGCGAGCGTGACCGGCTGCGCGAGCTGATCGACGAACTCGGCCTGTACAACCACGTGTTCCTGATGGGTCCGGCACATCCCATCGAGGCCGAGTGGGCCAAGGGCGCGATCGGAGCAGTGACTTCGAGCCTGGAGTCGTTCGGCATGACCATCGTCGAGGCCATGCGGTGCGGGCTGCCGGTCGTGGCCACCGACTGCCCCCACGGACCGGGCGAGATCATCCGCGACGGCGTCGACGGGTTCCTGGCCCCCGTGGGCGACGTGCCGTCGATCTCCCGCGCCCTGCTGCGACTCATGAACGACGACGCGCTGCGTCAGCGGATGGGGAGGGCGGCGCTCGACTCGTCCGCCCGCTTCGACCCGGCCCAAGTGGGTGAGCGCTACGAGGACTTGATGACCGCTCTCGTCAACCGCCGCGGCGGTGCGCTGCACAGGGCACGCGGAGTGCTGCTCGGCGGCGCCTACGCGGCCAAGGACGCCCTCAGGGGCGCGGGACTCGCACTGCAAGGAGGACGCGCATGACCACGTACGTCGCCGGCGAACCCGGAGCAATGGGAACCGCCGTCCCTGCCGCGGCTGTTGCGGGAGCCTCGGCTGGGGGCGCGCCGCCCGCTCCCGCGGGAAGAGCCACGAGGACGGGACGCAGAGCGCGCACAGGGCGGACAGGGCGTGCAGAGAAGGCACAGAGGTCCGGCAGCACACGCTCGGCGGACAGGAACGGCAGAGCTGCGGGGAACGGCCGCCACGACGCGTCCGCGCACTCCCCGGCGTCCGGCCCCAAGCCCGGGATCGTGCGTCCGCGCGCCGACTGCACCGCCGACAGCGCGGGAGGGCTCACCTTCGACGTACGGCTGACCGACGGACGGGCCACGGCCGCTGTCTCCGCGACCGGGGATGCCGCCCTGCTGCTCCGCCTGCGGGGCGGCGAACGACCCGAGGACACCGTCCGGTTGCCGCTGGGGCCGGCGGAGACCGAGGGCACCCTCCGTGCCGTGCTGCCCAGCATCATGAGCCTTTCCGAGGGGCGGTGGGACGCCTATGTCGCCCTCGACGGCGGGGCGCCGCGCAGGCTGCTGCCCGGCGTGCACGACCTGCGGTCGCTGATCGGCCGCGTACCGCGCCAGGGGCGCACCTGGCTGGGCGTCCGCATCCCGTACGCCACCAAGTACGGGAATCTCACGGTGCGTTCTTGGCTGCGCTGGCCGCACGCCGAGGCGGGTCCGCTGTGCGTTTCGGACGGCTGCGTGGTGCTGCAGGGGAGGCTGTACGGCGCCCGGCTCTCGGCCACCGCGCGTCTTGAGGCGCATCCCCGCGATGCGGTTCGGGATCCCGTGAGCGTTCCCCTTCTCCTTGACGGGGCGGAACCCGGTAAGCCGGATGGAGGGAGCGGCGACCGCGCGGACCACGCGGCCGGCTTCACGGCCCGACTGCCCCTGGCCGCCGTCTCGTCCGAGCACCGGGCGTGGGACCTGTGGATACGCCCCTCGACCGGTGAGGCGCCGGTCCGGCTCGCCCGGATTCTGGACGACGTGCCGGACAAGGGGCAGATCTTCAGCTATCCGCCGCAGCGTGTGACCGGCCAGGACGGTGAACCCCGCTCCGTCAGGCCCTACTACACGCCCGACAACGACCTGTCCGTACGGGTGAGTTGCGAAGGGGCCGTGTAAAACCCGTAAGGGGGGCACCCGTTGCGCCAGGAGGTGTTAAGCGAATGGTTCCGATTCTGCTCGTGCTGCTTCTGGCGTTGATACTTTTCGGCGCCGGCTTCGCACTCAAGGCTCTGTGGTGGATCGCAGTGGCGGTCCTGGTGATCTGGCTGCTCGGCTTCCTGCTGCGCAGCACCAATGCCGGGGGGACGAGGGCCCGCTGGTATCGCTGGTAGCGATCCGGACGCGGCCGCAAGCACGACCTCGTCCACGACTCATGGAGCACTCGCGAGTCTGTCACCTGTTGCGGACAGAAGGTGTCCGCAACAGGTGACAGACTCATTTGCATGGTCGAGACCTCCGCACGGCTGCTCCGCCTGCTGTCCCTGCTGCAGTCCCCGCGCGAATGGTCGGGCTCCGAGCTCGCCGAGCGCCTCGGAGTCACTCCCCGAACCGTCCGCCGCGACGTGGACCGGCTCCGCGGCCTGGGCTACCCCGTGCACTCGAGCACCGGGACAGCGGGTGGTTACCAACTGGGCGCCGGGGCCCAGCTGCCTCCGCTCCTGCTCGACGACGAGGAAGCCGTGGCCGTCGCTGTCGGTCTGCGGGGCGCCGCGGGCGGGGGAGTACAGGGCATCGAGGAGTCCTCCATGCGTGCGCTGGCCAAGCTCGAACAGGTGCTGCCGCACCGGCTGCGCCGCCGGGTGAACGCCCTGAACGCCTACACCGTCCCGATGACGCGGGCGTATCAGGGACCCGCCGCCGAACCGGCGGTGATCACCGAACTCGCCCACGCCTGCCGCGATCACCAGCAACTCCGGTTCTCGTACGAGACACATGAGGGCACCACCACCCGCCGCATCGTCGAACCGCACCGGCTGGTCAGCACCTACAGGCGCTGGTACCTGGTCGGCTGGGACACGGAGCGGCAGGACTGGCGCACCTTCCGGGTCGACCGCATCACGCTCACGCCTCCGCACGGCCCTCTCTTCGCTCCCCGCACCCCGCCGGCCGAGGACCTGGCGGCATGGGTGTCCGAAGGCGTGGCCGTCAGGGCCTACGCGGAGCAGGTGACGGTGCTGCTGCGGGTGCCGATCGATCGTGCGGCCGAGGTGGTGACGCTGTCGACGGGGACCCTGGAGGCGGTGGACGAGCACAGCTGTCTGCTCCGTACCGGCGGCCCGTCGCTGGAAGTGATCCTTCCGTACATCCTGATGCTCGGATTCGACTTCGAAGTACGCGCCCCAGAAGGGTTGTTCTCGCAGGTCAGACTGTTGCGGGACAGGCTGGACGGCGCTCTTGGCGGAAGCTGAGTGCTCTTCGACTTCTTCGCTCCGTTCCCCTTCCTTCTGACCCTTCCTCTTCTTCCTTCGGGACCGCGAGTCCATCGAGAGGAGCGGGGCGGGAAGGCTCGTTACGCCGGAATTGTGCAAGCGGTTGCGACGCACAAGTTCCGGACGCCTCCGGAGCGTTACCGGATCTCGGTCACAAGGCGAATTTGCGGAGCCTCACAATTCCTGACGGCGTGTCCGCCGTAGAATTCCCGTGGACGATTCCGAGTGCGGCGAAGAGCGGAATGCGGGTTGCCGAAGTGACCACCTACGAGTGACACGGTGAACGGTGAAGCGAACGGCGGCTCTTGTGACAAGAGTGTGACGAGCTGACGATACGGCCCGGACTTCCGGCGGTACGGTGGCGGCATGGCACCGGAATCCGCAGCCCAGGACAACCCGCAGGACGACCCCGAGAGCTACGTGGGACTCACGGCGGAGGCGGCCGAGGAGCAGGCGTACGCGCGCGGCTGGACCACCGTGCGTTCCCTGCCTCCGGACGCGATCATCACCATGGAGTACCTGAGCGGGCGGCTGAACTTCGCCGTCGAGAAGGACACCGGCAACGTCGTGCGCTGCTGGAAGGGCTGAGCCCCGCACGGACCGGACCGGCATCCGCCCGCCACGAAACGGTGCGGGGACCGGCCCGTCCGCGCCGGACGGTCGTCACACGGCGAGCGGCCCCGGCGCCCACCACAGGGCGCCGGGGCCGCTCGGCTTTCCGGCTACTGGCCCCGTGGACCCAGACGCGCTGTGCGCGGCTGTGAGCGGTCCGGGAAGGGGTGGACGGGGGGCTGCGGGCTGACCGGCGCCCGCTCCGCGCGCAGCGGGTGCTGACGGCTCGGCGCGTGGTAGAGCCTGGCCGCGCCGATGCCCGTCCCTGACGAGGACGAGGCGGGCGCGCGGCCGCCGATGACCGCCGTCTCGCCGTGGGCCTCGTCCTGCGCCGCCAGCTCATCGGCCGGCCTGGCCCTGCCCGAGGGCAGCAGCGACTGCCGGGTGACGGGGGAGAGCGGCGAAGGCACCAGGCGGCGGCCGGGGAGCGTGGCGCGCCCGCGGTCCCTCCAGGCCTGGATGCGGTCCTCGGCCCACGCGATGGCGGGCTCGGCCCACGGCAGCCCGAGCAGGATCAGCAGTCCGGCCACCCAGCCGAGCAGGACGTCGCTCACCCAGTGCGTACCGAGATAGACGGTGGTGGCGCCGACGCCGAGGGCGAAGTTCGCGGCAACGACGGACAGCACTCGGCGGGCCCGGGGGGTGGTGGCCAGATACGCCAGAATGCCCCAGGTCACAACGGCGTTGGCGGTGTGACCCGAGGGAAATATATCGCCGTCGGCGAAGAGTTCGGCGGATCCGACGGTGGTCGCGTAGTGCGGCCCGAGTCTGCCGAGGCCGATTTTCACGGCGCCGACAGTGGCGTTGAGGGCCAGGAGCGCGGCGCCGAGTACCAGCAGCGGACGCAGCGTGCGCTGCCGCCATGAGCGCCAGCCCAGCCACGCCGCGACGAGCACCGCGGTCGGGCCGCGCTGGCCCAGGACGACGAAGTAGTCGAGGAACTCGTGCACTTGCGGCCACTGCTTGTAGGGCCGGAAGAGCATCACCTGCCAGTCGAGCCGTACCAGATCTGCCCGGACCAGCACGGCGACGACAATCACCGCATAGAGCACCGAAGTAGCGCCGAACAACAGCTTGCGGGTTCGGCTCATCCGCGGGACTTCGCGGTTGCTCGGTCGCTCGGGCTCTTGTTCCAGCCGGGCGAGTAGTCGGTCGGTACGCACCTAGTCGACGTTACAACGGCTGTGAGAGGTGGCCGCACACGTGCCGGGGGTTCGTGATGACGATGTGATGTGGAGTGCGTCTCACCGAGTCCTTTGTAGTGGTGAATTCCCGCAGCTTATCCGGGGTTTAGGCTCCGCATTCCGGATGCCGTTGCGAGTGCTGACGGCCAACACGCCCCGGAATTTCTGTTCACCAGCGGTCGGTGAGGAATTCGGTTCCTCTTTTCCATCCGGATTCCCGTGCGGGGCCGCAGAGTTGACGCCCCGGGACCCGCGGCAGGGGGCGCGCCGCCCGGGGGTGGGGGGACGTGCGGGCCGACGTGCGGGTGCGGTGCAGGTCGGACCGTAGGTGAGATGCGCCACGCGGCCGTCCGGCAGACTCGCGTACCCTGACATGCCACTCGCCCTTCTGTTCCGGGCCGCCCTGTGTGTTCCGTCCCCTCCGGGGCAACCGTCCGCAGCAGGCCCGGTGATCCCCCACCCTCCGAAGGGCGAGCGCGAGAGGAGGTGCGCAGATGTCCCGGACGACCCCGGCCGGATCAACCGGCGAGGCGTCGGACGTTCCCGCGCACACTGCTGCCCGGCGCGTCCCGGGTGACGCACCGCACGCCAACCGGTGGACGGTTCTCGTCGTCCTCTGCGCCAGTCTGCTTCTGGTCGCCATCGACGCCACCGTGCTGCACGTGGCGGTGCCTGCCGTCTCCGAGCAGCTGCGGCCCGGCTCCGTCGAACTGCTGTGGATCGTGGACGCCTATCCACTGGTCTGCGCATCCCTGCTGATCATGTTCGGCACGCTCGGCGACCGGACCGGGCGGCGCCGGGTGCTGCTCTTCGGGTATGCCTTCTTCGCCGCGGCCTCGGCCCTGGCCGCCTACGCACAGACACCGGGCATGCTCATCGGGGCACGCGCCCTGCTGGGCGTCGGCGGCGCGATGATCATGCCCGCGACGCTCTCGATACTGCGCCACGTCTTCCCCGACCGCCGTGAGCGGGCCCTCGCGATCGGCATCTGGAGCGCCGTCGCCGCGGTCGGAGCCGCGGTCGGCCCCCTCGTCGGAGGGCTGCTGCTCGAACACTTCTGGTGGGGCTCGGTCTTCCTCATCAATCTTCCGCTGATGGCCGCGGGCCTCATCGTGGGGCGCTGGCTGCTGCCCGAGTCCACAGGTGACCGCAGGGGCCCCTGGGACGTCCTCGGCGCCGTCGTGGCCGCCGGCGGCCTCTTCGGTCTCATCCTCGGCGTCAAGCACGCGGGCGGCGGGCATCCCTTCTCGCCGGGCACGATCGTGCCGCTGACGGCGGGCCTGGTGCTGCTCGGGGTTTTCGTGCGCAGGCAGCGGCGGCGCACGTACCCGCTCATCGACGTCCGTACGGTCGCGCGCCGGGCCTTCGGCACGGCCGTGGGGTGCATCGTGCTCACGGTGCTCGCCCTCGTGGGCCTCGCGCTGATCGCCGCGCAGTACCTGCAGCTGGTGCTCGGCTTCTCGCCGCTGCAGACCGGTCTGCGGCTGCTGCCGCTCTCGCTGGCGGCCATCGCCGCCGGGCTCGTGGGCTCCCGGCTGCTGCGGCTGCTGGGCCCGCGGTGCATGGTCGGGCTGGGTTTCCTGCTCACCATCGTCGCCGTGATCTGCCTGACGGGCCTGGGCCAGGAGGACCGGCCGGTGCTGCTCGTCGGGGGGTTCGTGCTGCTGGGCTTCGGTCTGGAGACCACGCTCTTCGGCTGTTACGAGTCCATGCTCAACGAAGCGCCCGCCGCACGCTCGGGCGGTGCCGCCGCGGTCGGCGAGACGGCGTACCAGCTGGGGGCCGGCATGGGCATCGCCGTGCTCGGCAGCGTGATGAACGCGGCATACGCGCCCGGCGTCCGGGACGTGCCCGGCGTCTCCGCCGTCGCGAAGGGCGACGCGAGCCACTCGCTGGGGGAGGCGTACGGGGTCGCGGCCCAGGTGGGCGGCTCCGCCGGGGACGCGCTCCGCACGGCGGCGCGCGAGGCGTTCGTCCACGGCATGCACGTCACGCTGATCGCCAGTGCGGGGCTGCTGCTCCTCGGCGCCCTGGCGGCACTGCGTCTGCCGCGTTCCATGGACGACGGTGCCTCCGGAGGGGCGGACGAGCAGGACGCGGCCGACGGGACCACGGACGAGGAGCACGGGACCGCGAAGGACAGCGAGCGCGCCGGCCAGGACGGATGGGACGAGGAGCCCGCCGTGGCCGAGGGGGGCGGCGACCGTCGCGCCCCCGCCTCCGTGAGCGGTCGGCTGCCACGCCAGGCCGACAGGAGCCAGGAGCGGGCCGGTGCGGTTCCCCATGCGCCGTCGGCCGGTTCCGGCAACGGGAGCGGGAAGGGGTCCCCGAGCGGGAACGGGAACGGACGCGGCCATGGGCAGAAGCAGGGCGACGGCAGCGATCTTCTGCCGAGCGGGACCACACGGCCCTGAGGCGCGCGGACGGGCCGCGGGGCGCACTGAAGGTGCGGCCCTGCCGCCGTCGGCGTCAAATGCCGGGGGAGAGCGGTGACTTCACCGTCGGGCCGGATCAGCTCTGGTTGAAGAAGCCGCCCTCCGCGGCGCGGCGGTTCTCGCTGCCGACGATCTTGTAGTCGTCGGGAGTCAGCAGGAACACCCGCGTCGCCACACGTTCGATGGACCCGCGCAGCCCGAAGGTGAGCCCCGCGGCGAAGTCCACGACGCGCTTGGCGTCCGCGGACTCCATCATGGTCAGGTTGATGATGACGGGCACGCCGTCCCGGAACAGTTCGCCGATGCCACGCGCATCGCGGAAGCCGTCGGGTGTCACCGTCGCGATCCGGGTGCCCTGGTCCTGAGCGGCCTCCGCCGTCACCCGGATCCGCGGGTCCGTGACCCAGGACTCCTGGGCGGCGTCACCGGGTTCCGGCCCCTCGGCGTAGTCGTCGTCGTAGTAACGCATTTCGCTGTCGTCGACGAGGCCCAGCCAGGCACTCGCCTTGCGCACCGATCCCATGGACGCCTCCTCTCCTCTGCGCGGTCCGTCCGCAGTCACATCGAGCAGCTCCCCCCCCGGGAGTCCGCATCTCTATGGTCGTCCATGATGCGGATGTTGCGCCAAGTGGATACCTGCCCAGTACGGGTTTCGTGACGGTACTGGTGCAGAACCTATGGTGCCGGGTCAAGGAACCTGTGGGGCACGCGTGGTGACGGTGTGCAAGTTGTGCGCCTCCCACCGGGGTGCCGGCGGGGGGAAGACGGGTACGGGTCGCCCCGCACTCCATGGTGAACCGCCGCAAGTGTGATGCCGCCGTCCGACGCGCACGAAACACTGTGCGAGGGGTCAACAGGGAGACGGAGAAGGGGTGTTCGGACTCTCCGTCCAGGTGTCGCTCAAGGGCCGCGGATCATGTCGCGTGCGTTCGCGGCCTGTTGACGTGCGTGGGGCCCGACATCCGCGTGCCGGACCGCCGCAGCCGATCATCGATTGCGAGGCGTGCGCGGCCGAACGGCAAGTGGCCGGAATTCGCGGGGAACACGCGGAGCGGCGACCGGGAACGCGGCGCATGGAATTTCGGAATTGCTTCCCGCAGCTATTGCTGAGGCATTGATGAAATCCCGTACATCGAACGGGAATCGATGGACAGAACAGGACAAGTCCGCTTGTTGTGCCAGTTGAGGCCATCATCTGCCCTTGTCGCCCCCATGCGATCAATCAAGCTGTCGACGCGACGAGTTGCGCTGTGTACGGTCAACCTGCGACGGTCCGACTTTTCATGGGACGACGCTTACTCGGCCTTGTGCGGCAACAGAGGTTCTCGTAATACTCATGGGTACGAGTTGGCATGGACGCGACTTCCTTCGGTCGGCGAAGGGTGCGTCCGTACTTCCTCCGGGGCCGTACCCGGGAAATGCCAAGGGCGGCCTCAACCCCCCACTGGAGGTTCAGAGTTGAAGAAGATATCGAAGCGGCAGATGGTCATCGCGGGTGCGGGTGTCGCAGCCCTCGTGGCCGGATCGGTGACCCTGTCGACAGCGAACGCTGCGGAAGACTCCGCGCCGAGTCTCAAGACCCTGACCAGCGCGTCGGCTTCGAAGCTCGCCACGAAGCTCGTCTCGGACGTCAAGGGTGACGCCGGTTCGTACTACGACGCGAAGGCCAAGAAGCTGGTCGTCAACGTCACGGACCAGGACGCCAAGAAGCAGGTCGAGGCGGCGGGTGCCGAGGCGAAGATCGTCCAGCACACGATGTCCCAGCTGAAGTCGGTCAAGGACGCCTTCACCGCGAAGGACATCGCCGGCACCGCGCGGATGGTGGACGTCAAGTCCAACAAGGTCGTCATCACCGCCGACAGGACGGTCAAGGGCGCCAAGCTCGCTGAGCTGAAGAAGCAGGCCAAGGCCGAGGGCAGCAAGGTCGAACTGAACCGCACCGCCGGCAAGTACACCACCAAGATCGCAGGCGGCGACGCCATCCACGGTGACGGCGGCCGCTGCTCGCTGGGCTTCAACGTCACCCTCGACGGCCAGCCGGCCTTCCTCACCGCGGGCCACTGCACCACCGCGATCGCCAGCTGGTCGGACAGCGAAGGCGGCCAGGAGATCGCCAAGAGCGGCGACGGCGAGTTCCCGGGTGCCGACTACGGCATCGCCTCGTACACCGCCGAGGTCGACCACCCGAGCTCGGTCAACCTCTACGACGGTGGCACGCAGGAGATCACCGGCGCGGCCGAGGCCGAGGTCGGCCAGCAGGTCACCCGCAGCGGCAGCACCACGCAGGTGCACGAGGGCACGGTGAAGGCCGTGGACGCCTCCGTCACCTACCCCGAGGGCACCGTCAACGGCCTGATCCAGACCGACGTCTGCGCCGAGCCCGGCGACAGCGGCGGCTCCCTCTTCGCCGGTGACAAGGCTCTCGGCATGACCTCCGGCGGCAGCGGTGACTGCTCCTCCGGCGGCGAGACCTTCTTCCAGCCGGTGACGACGGCCCTCGAGGCCACGGGTGCCCAGCTTCCCTGACGCACCGCAGGCGCCCGGTGTGACCTCGCACCGGGCGCCGGCCCGGTGACGGGCACAGTCACGCACATGCGGAACCCCCGGGCGGCGCCCGGGGGTTCCGTCGTGATGTCCGCGGCCCTTCAGCGGAGTCTTCCGCGCAAAGGCCCGCGCCCGCCTCACTCGGCGGCGACCAGCTCCGCGATCTGCACGGCGTTCAGCGCCGCTCCCTTGCGGAGGTTGTCGTTGGCGAGGAAGAGCGCGAGGCCGTTCTCGGCGGTCTCGTCGGTGCGGATGCGTCCGACGTAGCTCGCGTCATTGCCCGCGGCCTGGAGCGGCGTGGGGATGTCGGAGAGCTCCACGCCCGGTGCCGCCGCCAGCAGCTCACGCGCGCGCTCCGGCGTGATCGCCCGCTCGAAGCGGGCGTTGACCTGGAGGGAGTGACCGGTGAAGACGGGCACGCGCACGCAGGTGCCCGACACCCGCAGGCCGGGGATGTCCAGGATCTTGCGGCTCTCGTTGCGGAGTTTCTGCTCCTCGTCCGTCTCGTCGAGGCCGTCGTCGACGATCGAGCCGGCCATCGGCAGCACGTTGAAGGCGATCGGACGCTCGTACTTGACCGGGTCGGGGAAGTCCACGGCGTCGCCGCCGAAGGTCAGCCGGGTCGCGTCGGCCTCGATGGCCTTGCTCGCCTGCTCGTTCAGCTCGGCGACGCCGGCCAGGCCGCTGCCGGAGACCGCCTGGTAGGTGGCGACGACCAGCCCTGTCAGCCCGGCCTCGTCGTGCAGCGGACGCAGCACGGGCATGGCGGCCATGGTGGTGCAGTTCGGGTTGGCGATGATGCCCTTCGGACGGCGCTTCGCCGCGTCGGGGTTCACCTCGGAGACGACGAGCGGGACTTCGGGGTCCAGCCGCCAGGCGGAGGAGTTGTCGATGACGACCGGCCCCTGCGAGGCGACCTTCTCGGCGATGGCCTTCGACGTCGAACCCCCGGCCGAGAACAGCGCGATGTCCAGCCCGGAGTAGTCGGCCGTGGCCGCGTCCTCGACGGTGACCTCGCCGCCCTGCCAGGGGAGTGTGCGCCCGGCGGAACGGGCGGAGGCGAACAGACGCAGCTGCTCGACGGGGAGTTTCCGCTCGGCCAGAATCTCCCGCATCACGCTGCCGACCTGGCCGGTCGCTCCGACGATCCCGATCCTCATGGGGCTCCTTCTGTGCATGTCCTGTGCGAGTGTGTCCGGGCCCTGTCCGTCCGCGGTGCGCGTACGGGCCGGGCGCCGACTCTTCTACCCTGCCCTGCTCCCGCTACGATCGGCCACTTCTTTGACATCGGTCACACGGGACGGCGAGCCACCGGGCGTGCCGGTCACCCGGCTCGGCCGTCGAGCGGTCCGAACGCGGTGAGCGCGTCCTCGGCGCTGTTGCGCGCGTGCGCGTACTCGTCCGCCCACTCCGCGGCGCCCTCGTACGCGGACTCGGCGGCGATGCGGGCGCAGGCGGCCGCGTAGTCGTACGTGGTACGCCGCAGGGTCACGGAGTCGCCGGGACCGAGCAGCGCCCAGTGCGCACCGGGGCGTCCGTACGGCATCCCCACGCTCCCGGGATTGACCACCAGCAGGCCCTGGACGACCCGGACGAACGGCATGTGGGTGTGGCCGCACA
It contains:
- a CDS encoding helix-turn-helix transcriptional regulator, which encodes MVETSARLLRLLSLLQSPREWSGSELAERLGVTPRTVRRDVDRLRGLGYPVHSSTGTAGGYQLGAGAQLPPLLLDDEEAVAVAVGLRGAAGGGVQGIEESSMRALAKLEQVLPHRLRRRVNALNAYTVPMTRAYQGPAAEPAVITELAHACRDHQQLRFSYETHEGTTTRRIVEPHRLVSTYRRWYLVGWDTERQDWRTFRVDRITLTPPHGPLFAPRTPPAEDLAAWVSEGVAVRAYAEQVTVLLRVPIDRAAEVVTLSTGTLEAVDEHSCLLRTGGPSLEVILPYILMLGFDFEVRAPEGLFSQVRLLRDRLDGALGGS
- a CDS encoding phosphatase PAP2 family protein, coding for MRTDRLLARLEQEPERPSNREVPRMSRTRKLLFGATSVLYAVIVVAVLVRADLVRLDWQVMLFRPYKQWPQVHEFLDYFVVLGQRGPTAVLVAAWLGWRSWRQRTLRPLLVLGAALLALNATVGAVKIGLGRLGPHYATTVGSAELFADGDIFPSGHTANAVVTWGILAYLATTPRARRVLSVVAANFALGVGATTVYLGTHWVSDVLLGWVAGLLILLGLPWAEPAIAWAEDRIQAWRDRGRATLPGRRLVPSPLSPVTRQSLLPSGRARPADELAAQDEAHGETAVIGGRAPASSSSGTGIGAARLYHAPSRQHPLRAERAPVSPQPPVHPFPDRSQPRTARLGPRGQ
- a CDS encoding MFS transporter; its protein translation is MSRTTPAGSTGEASDVPAHTAARRVPGDAPHANRWTVLVVLCASLLLVAIDATVLHVAVPAVSEQLRPGSVELLWIVDAYPLVCASLLIMFGTLGDRTGRRRVLLFGYAFFAAASALAAYAQTPGMLIGARALLGVGGAMIMPATLSILRHVFPDRRERALAIGIWSAVAAVGAAVGPLVGGLLLEHFWWGSVFLINLPLMAAGLIVGRWLLPESTGDRRGPWDVLGAVVAAGGLFGLILGVKHAGGGHPFSPGTIVPLTAGLVLLGVFVRRQRRRTYPLIDVRTVARRAFGTAVGCIVLTVLALVGLALIAAQYLQLVLGFSPLQTGLRLLPLSLAAIAAGLVGSRLLRLLGPRCMVGLGFLLTIVAVICLTGLGQEDRPVLLVGGFVLLGFGLETTLFGCYESMLNEAPAARSGGAAAVGETAYQLGAGMGIAVLGSVMNAAYAPGVRDVPGVSAVAKGDASHSLGEAYGVAAQVGGSAGDALRTAAREAFVHGMHVTLIASAGLLLLGALAALRLPRSMDDGASGGADEQDAADGTTDEEHGTAKDSERAGQDGWDEEPAVAEGGGDRRAPASVSGRLPRQADRSQERAGAVPHAPSAGSGNGSGKGSPSGNGNGRGHGQKQGDGSDLLPSGTTRP
- a CDS encoding cell division protein SepF encodes the protein MGSVRKASAWLGLVDDSEMRYYDDDYAEGPEPGDAAQESWVTDPRIRVTAEAAQDQGTRIATVTPDGFRDARGIGELFRDGVPVIINLTMMESADAKRVVDFAAGLTFGLRGSIERVATRVFLLTPDDYKIVGSENRRAAEGGFFNQS
- a CDS encoding S1 family peptidase — translated: MVIAGAGVAALVAGSVTLSTANAAEDSAPSLKTLTSASASKLATKLVSDVKGDAGSYYDAKAKKLVVNVTDQDAKKQVEAAGAEAKIVQHTMSQLKSVKDAFTAKDIAGTARMVDVKSNKVVITADRTVKGAKLAELKKQAKAEGSKVELNRTAGKYTTKIAGGDAIHGDGGRCSLGFNVTLDGQPAFLTAGHCTTAIASWSDSEGGQEIAKSGDGEFPGADYGIASYTAEVDHPSSVNLYDGGTQEITGAAEAEVGQQVTRSGSTTQVHEGTVKAVDASVTYPEGTVNGLIQTDVCAEPGDSGGSLFAGDKALGMTSGGSGDCSSGGETFFQPVTTALEATGAQLP
- a CDS encoding aspartate-semialdehyde dehydrogenase, coding for MRIGIVGATGQVGSVMREILAERKLPVEQLRLFASARSAGRTLPWQGGEVTVEDAATADYSGLDIALFSAGGSTSKAIAEKVASQGPVVIDNSSAWRLDPEVPLVVSEVNPDAAKRRPKGIIANPNCTTMAAMPVLRPLHDEAGLTGLVVATYQAVSGSGLAGVAELNEQASKAIEADATRLTFGGDAVDFPDPVKYERPIAFNVLPMAGSIVDDGLDETDEEQKLRNESRKILDIPGLRVSGTCVRVPVFTGHSLQVNARFERAITPERARELLAAAPGVELSDIPTPLQAAGNDASYVGRIRTDETAENGLALFLANDNLRKGAALNAVQIAELVAAE